From a single Sebastes umbrosus isolate fSebUmb1 chromosome 17, fSebUmb1.pri, whole genome shotgun sequence genomic region:
- the LOC119476279 gene encoding uncharacterized protein LOC119476279 isoform X2 — MWVCVRSAVHRQIQTVEERNNSSRLKAEADGSHNCYFEESSVSMASSMMDGVGKAVVGVWRAHTVLDESDDAESSPEAPDRFRKLRSSSSINSLRMSLRKRLPLRSVQTNSLPENPTWETQKEQPKPNTVRKLTRSARNSITGVYQRLQRTREFAREECLVVTPGRPCDGEEAGASTSRTPRRTPGRAATPRHAPGSAATPGRTPGSRGRRTPEAGVRGVKTGGGRRQLVRMAALRSPFASPNTQNQRIKFDRDLESVSSGIRRLKHLSRAFDDIIGRDKGQFNYSLIVE, encoded by the exons ATGTGGGTCTGCGTGCGGTCTGCGGTCCACCGCCAAATTCAAACAGTCGAAGAaagaaacaacagcagcagactgAAGGCTGAAGCAGACGGTTCTCACAACTGCTACTTTGAG GAAAGCTCAGTCAGCATGGCGTCTTCAATGATGGATGGAGTGGGTAAAGCTGTGGTGGGAGTGTGGCGGGCACATACAGTCCTTGATGAGTCTGATGATGCAGAGAGCTCCCCAGAAGCCCCTGACCGTTTCCGCAAGCTTCGCTCTTCGTCTTCAATTAACTCTCTGCGCATGTCTCTGCGCAAGCGGCTTCCGCTGCGTTCTGTCCAGACCAATTCTCTTCCAGAAAATCCAACTTGGGAAACCCAGAAGGAGCAGCCAAAGCCCAACACAGTCCGCAAACTTACTCGCAGTGCTCGGAACTCCATCACTGGAGTTTATCAG AGGCTGCAGAGGACCAGAGAGTTTGCACGTGAGGAGTGTTTGGTAGTGACCCCGGGTCGGCCATGTGATGGGGAAGAAGCTGGTGCATCAACTTCTCGCACCCCAAGACGTACGCCTGGTCGAGCCGCAACACCCAGACACGCCCCCGGATCAGCGGCTACACCGGGACGTACCCCAGGCTCTAGAGGAAGAAGGACTCCTGAGGCTGGCGTACGAGGGGTGAAAacaggaggaggcaggaggCAGCTGGTCCGGATGGCTGCGTTACGAAGTCCATTTGCCTCCCCCAACACACAGAACCAGAGGAT AAAGTTTGACCGAGATTTGGAGTCGGTGTCCAGTGGGATCAGGAGGCTAAAACATTTGTCCAGGGCGTTTGACGACATAATTGGCAGAGACAAAGG
- the LOC119475807 gene encoding multidrug and toxin extrusion protein 1-like isoform X3, whose translation MEKLGSPEPAHPLPGARPAAGVSVAKTVGTEGDEATVVSSKLFRCAYVRRWLPLAYREELYQVLRLTGPLLLSRKLNFLLQFVTTIFCGHIGNAELAGYALASATINMTTSATGYGLALACDTLISQTFGSKNMKRAGVILQRSTLILLLFCLPCWGLLINTHKLLLILHQGEEVARIAHLYVMIFLPAVPAMFLHQLQVAYLQNQGIILPQMYTAAAANIFNLAANYILIFSLELGVIGSAIANSLSQIAICLLLFGYIRWKKLHQQTWGGWSTDCLQEWGSYLKLAIPSAFMICFEWWVWEIGGFLAGILGEVDLAAQHVMVEIGAVTFMFPLGVQAAACVRVGNALGAGNYTRAIITCKVSLVLSGVLAVCQGIVLASSKSVFGYIFTSDENIVELVAESLTVYTFLQFFDALLCVCSGILIGCGMQKIAALSNLVCYYCIALPVGIALMFAAKLRILGFWLGIFICAFFEAGFFLFLIFTLNWKKVTLKAQLRAGKKVVVIPKRPSSTMLNEAMVLHTSDCPNTLDSEEAPVYSPVDTQDQELNAGHDAEANSTNTGGTEGDAEQSKKTSNTKTQAPLSVHELILRRGLVLLVSVLILVIGVAFHIAFPAPEPSAQSRANFTLNWANDSTPTPLAPLDLTPNL comes from the exons aTGGAGAAGCTAGGATCCCCAGAACCTGCACACCCTTTGCCGGGTGCAAGGCCCGCTGCTGGGGTTTCTGTTGCCAAGACGGTAGGCACTGAGGGAGACGAGGCGACGGTGGTCAGCTCCAAACTGTTTCGGTGTGCGTATGTCAGACGTTGGCTACCACTGGCCTACAGAGAAGAACTCTACCAGGTCTTACGGCTCACGGGCCCACTG CTGCTGTCTCGGAAACTGAACTTCCTCCTGCAGTTTGTTACCACCATATTCTGTGGTCACATTGGCAATGCAGAGCTGGCTGGATACGCACTGGCCTCAGCG ACCATTAACATGACCACATCTGCAACAGGCTATGGCCTTGCCCTGGCGTGTGACACACTTATTTCTCAG ACATTCGGCAGTAAGAACATGAAACGCGCGGGAGTAATTCTCCAGAGGAGTACATTgatcctgctgctgttttgtctGCCCTGTTGGGGGCTTCTCATCAACACTCACAAGTTGCTGCTCATTTTGCACCAAGGGGAGGAGGTGGCGAG AATTGCCCACCTCTACGTGATGATATTTCTCCCAGCTGTTCCA GCCATGTTCCTGCACCAGCTGCAAGTTGCCTACCTACAAAACCAA GGGATCATTCTTCCTCAGAtgtacacagcagcagcagcaaacatttTTAACCTGGCGGCCAACTACATCCTAATTTTCAGCCTCGAGTTGGGTGTCAT TGGGTCAGCAATTGCTAACAGCCTCTCTCAGATTGCCatctgcctgctgctgtttggCTACATCAGATGGAAGAAGCTCCATCAGCAGACATGGGGAG GCTGGTCCACTGACTGTCTGCAGGAGTGGGGCTCCTATTTGAAGCTGGCTATTCCCAGTGCATTCATGATCTGCTTTGAATGGTGGGTCTGGGAGATTGGAGGTTTCCTTGCTG GTATACTTGGAGAGGTGGATCTCGCTGCCCAGCATGTGATGGTGGAAATAGGAGCCGTAACATTTATG TTCCCTCTAGGTGTCCAGGCAGCTGCCTGTGTGCGCGTTGGGAATGCTCTGGGGGCCGGGAACTATACCAGGGCCATAATCACCTGCAAAGTGTCTCTGGTTCTGTCAG GAGTGCTTGCTGTGTGCCAGGGTATCGTCCTCGCTAGCTCTAAGTCCGTCTTTGGCTACATATTTACCTCTGATGA AAACATTGTGGAGTTGGTCGCAGAGAGCCTCACAGTCTACACATTTCTACAATTCTTTGACGCTCTTCTG tgtgtcTGCTCAGGGATTCTTATAGGATGTGGGATGCAGAAAATTGCCGCCTTGTCCAACCTGGTGTGTTACTACTGCATCGCTCTGCCAGTGGGAATCGCTCTGATGTTTGCTGCCAAGCTCAGAATATTAG GCTTTTGGCTGGGTATCTTTATATGTGCTTTCTTTGAGGCGggtttcttcctctttctaaTCTTCACACTCAACTGGAAGAAAGTCACACTCAAG GCTCAACTGCGAGCTGGAAAGAAAGTGGTGGTGATACCAAAGCGTCCTTCTAGTACAATGCTGAATGAAGCGATGGTGCTGCACACTTCTGACTGCCCTAATACA CTGGACAGCGAAGAAGCCCCAGTCTACAGTCCAGTCGACACCCAGGATCAGGAGCTGAATGCTGGCCATGATGCTGAGGCCAACAGCACAAACACAGGAGGAACTGAGGGGGATGCTGAGCAGAGCAAAAAGACTTCAAACACCAAAACTCAAGCGCCGCTTTCTGTACATGAGCTGATCTTGCGCCGGGGACTCGTCCTCTTGGTTTCAGTTCTCATTTTGGTCATAGGTGTCGCTTTCCATATTGCTTTCCCTGCACCGGAGCCATCCGCCCAGAGCAGGGCCAATTTTACCCTGAACTGGGCTAATGACTCCACTCCTACACCGCTGGCTCCACTGGACCTGACCCCAAACCTCTGA
- the tmigd1 gene encoding transmembrane and immunoglobulin domain-containing protein 1, translating to MLLFDKAREGLHTEGSKVYPRKSQMKLMFRPLLLHLLLYCATETSGVKIQSVPEVNSEGVIQTELEKTVSLVCQSDGGNETQADEELVWKRNGAVISLTEGNKKGRSSVCVTPIIYEDNGATFTCHLSKNATVTVSVTLNVTYRPELSGSEEVAVEEEAVLVMQCDIWANPPVLSVSWTLNGSAVDLLAGGFSVTNDGFTSRLTTNSVEKSLHEGTYQCTAKSPVYGGHSKQFSVTVTEKTLKFPLMPMIAGLVVVCLTVILALASRWNKFTKCCK from the exons ATGTTACTTTTTG acaAAGCCAGGGAAGGACTGCACACtgaagggtcaaag GTTTATCCAAGGAAGAGTCAAATGAAGCTGATGTTCAGACCCCTTCTTCTCCATTTGCTCCTGTACTGTGCAACTGAGACATCAG GTGTCAAGATCCAGTCTGTCCCAGAAGTCAACAGTGAGGGTGTTATACAGACAGAGCTGGAGAAGACCGTGTCTCTGGTTTGTCAGTCTGACGGCGGCAATGAGACTCAGGCTGATGAAGAGTTGGTGTGGAAGAGGAATGGCGCTGTCATCAGTCTGACAGAAGGAAATAAGAAAGGTCGCAGCAGCGTGTGTGTTACACCCATCATCTATGAAGACAATGGTGCCACATTTACCTGCCACCTGAGCAAAAATGCCACAGTTACGGTTTCAGTCACCCTGAATGTCACAT ATCGCCCCGAGCTCTCTGGGTCAGAGGAGGTTGCAGTAGAAGAAGAGGCAGTGCTAGTGATGCAGTGTGATATCTGGGCCAATCCACCTGTCTTATCCGTGTCTTGGACACTTAATGGAAGCGCAGTGGATCTATTAGCAGGTGGCTTTTCAGTGACCAATGATGGCTTTACAAGTCGGCTAACCACCAACAGCGTGGAGAAAAGCTTGCATGAAGGCACGTATCAGTGCACAGCGAAGTCTCCCGTCTATGGAGGTCACAGCAAGCAATTCAGTGTCACAGTAACAG AAAAGACACTGAAGTTCCCACTGATGCCCATGATAGCAGGTCTGGTGGTGGTGTGCCTTACTGTGATTCTTGCCCTTGCTTCACGATGGAACAAATTTACAAAg TGCTGCAAGTAG
- the LOC119475807 gene encoding multidrug and toxin extrusion protein 1-like isoform X2, producing the protein MEKLGSPEPAHPLPGARPAAGVSVAKTVGTEGDEATVVSSKLFRCAYVRRWLPLAYREELYQVLRLTGPLLLSRKLNFLLQFVTTIFCGHIGNAELAGYALASATINMTTSATGYGLALACDTLISQTFGSKNMKRAGVILQRSTLILLLFCLPCWGLLINTHKLLLILHQGEEVARIAHLYVMIFLPAVPAMFLHQLQVAYLQNQGIILPQMYTAAAANIFNLAANYILIFSLELGVIGSAIANSLSQIAICLLLFGYIRWKKLHQQTWGGWSTDCLQEWGSYLKLAIPSAFMICFEWWVWEIGGFLAGILGEVDLAAQHVMVEIGAVTFMFPLGVQAAACVRVGNALGAGNYTRAIITCKVSLVLSGVLAVCQGIVLASSKSVFGYIFTSDENIVELVAESLTVYTFLQFFDALLCVCSGILIGCGMQKIAALSNLVCYYCIALPVGIALMFAAKLRILGFWLGIFICAFFEAGFFLFLIFTLNWKKVTLKAQLRAGKKVVVIPKRPSSTMLNEAMVLHTSDCPNTVQLDSEEAPVYSPVDTQDQELNAGHDAEANSTNTGGTEGDAEQSKKTSNTKTQAPLSVHELILRRGLVLLVSVLILVIGVAFHIAFPAPEPSAQSRANFTLNWANDSTPTPLAPLDLTPNL; encoded by the exons aTGGAGAAGCTAGGATCCCCAGAACCTGCACACCCTTTGCCGGGTGCAAGGCCCGCTGCTGGGGTTTCTGTTGCCAAGACGGTAGGCACTGAGGGAGACGAGGCGACGGTGGTCAGCTCCAAACTGTTTCGGTGTGCGTATGTCAGACGTTGGCTACCACTGGCCTACAGAGAAGAACTCTACCAGGTCTTACGGCTCACGGGCCCACTG CTGCTGTCTCGGAAACTGAACTTCCTCCTGCAGTTTGTTACCACCATATTCTGTGGTCACATTGGCAATGCAGAGCTGGCTGGATACGCACTGGCCTCAGCG ACCATTAACATGACCACATCTGCAACAGGCTATGGCCTTGCCCTGGCGTGTGACACACTTATTTCTCAG ACATTCGGCAGTAAGAACATGAAACGCGCGGGAGTAATTCTCCAGAGGAGTACATTgatcctgctgctgttttgtctGCCCTGTTGGGGGCTTCTCATCAACACTCACAAGTTGCTGCTCATTTTGCACCAAGGGGAGGAGGTGGCGAG AATTGCCCACCTCTACGTGATGATATTTCTCCCAGCTGTTCCA GCCATGTTCCTGCACCAGCTGCAAGTTGCCTACCTACAAAACCAA GGGATCATTCTTCCTCAGAtgtacacagcagcagcagcaaacatttTTAACCTGGCGGCCAACTACATCCTAATTTTCAGCCTCGAGTTGGGTGTCAT TGGGTCAGCAATTGCTAACAGCCTCTCTCAGATTGCCatctgcctgctgctgtttggCTACATCAGATGGAAGAAGCTCCATCAGCAGACATGGGGAG GCTGGTCCACTGACTGTCTGCAGGAGTGGGGCTCCTATTTGAAGCTGGCTATTCCCAGTGCATTCATGATCTGCTTTGAATGGTGGGTCTGGGAGATTGGAGGTTTCCTTGCTG GTATACTTGGAGAGGTGGATCTCGCTGCCCAGCATGTGATGGTGGAAATAGGAGCCGTAACATTTATG TTCCCTCTAGGTGTCCAGGCAGCTGCCTGTGTGCGCGTTGGGAATGCTCTGGGGGCCGGGAACTATACCAGGGCCATAATCACCTGCAAAGTGTCTCTGGTTCTGTCAG GAGTGCTTGCTGTGTGCCAGGGTATCGTCCTCGCTAGCTCTAAGTCCGTCTTTGGCTACATATTTACCTCTGATGA AAACATTGTGGAGTTGGTCGCAGAGAGCCTCACAGTCTACACATTTCTACAATTCTTTGACGCTCTTCTG tgtgtcTGCTCAGGGATTCTTATAGGATGTGGGATGCAGAAAATTGCCGCCTTGTCCAACCTGGTGTGTTACTACTGCATCGCTCTGCCAGTGGGAATCGCTCTGATGTTTGCTGCCAAGCTCAGAATATTAG GCTTTTGGCTGGGTATCTTTATATGTGCTTTCTTTGAGGCGggtttcttcctctttctaaTCTTCACACTCAACTGGAAGAAAGTCACACTCAAG GCTCAACTGCGAGCTGGAAAGAAAGTGGTGGTGATACCAAAGCGTCCTTCTAGTACAATGCTGAATGAAGCGATGGTGCTGCACACTTCTGACTGCCCTAATACA GTCCAACTGGACAGCGAAGAAGCCCCAGTCTACAGTCCAGTCGACACCCAGGATCAGGAGCTGAATGCTGGCCATGATGCTGAGGCCAACAGCACAAACACAGGAGGAACTGAGGGGGATGCTGAGCAGAGCAAAAAGACTTCAAACACCAAAACTCAAGCGCCGCTTTCTGTACATGAGCTGATCTTGCGCCGGGGACTCGTCCTCTTGGTTTCAGTTCTCATTTTGGTCATAGGTGTCGCTTTCCATATTGCTTTCCCTGCACCGGAGCCATCCGCCCAGAGCAGGGCCAATTTTACCCTGAACTGGGCTAATGACTCCACTCCTACACCGCTGGCTCCACTGGACCTGACCCCAAACCTCTGA
- the LOC119475807 gene encoding multidrug and toxin extrusion protein 1-like isoform X1 gives MEKLGSPEPAHPLPGARPAAGVSVAKTVGTEGDEATVVSSKLFRCAYVRRWLPLAYREELYQVLRLTGPLLLSRKLNFLLQFVTTIFCGHIGNAELAGYALASATINMTTSATGYGLALACDTLISQTFGSKNMKRAGVILQRSTLILLLFCLPCWGLLINTHKLLLILHQGEEVARIAHLYVMIFLPAVPAMFLHQLQVAYLQNQGIILPQMYTAAAANIFNLAANYILIFSLELGVIGSAIANSLSQIAICLLLFGYIRWKKLHQQTWGGWSTDCLQEWGSYLKLAIPSAFMICFEWWVWEIGGFLAGILGEVDLAAQHVMVEIGAVTFMFPLGVQAAACVRVGNALGAGNYTRAIITCKVSLVLSGVLAVCQGIVLASSKSVFGYIFTSDENIVELVAESLTVYTFLQFFDALLCVCSGILIGCGMQKIAALSNLVCYYCIALPVGIALMFAAKLRILGFWLGIFICAFFEAGFFLFLIFTLNWKKVTLKAQLRAGKKVVVIPKRPSSTMLNEAMVLHTSDCPNTQHLCTLKVQLDSEEAPVYSPVDTQDQELNAGHDAEANSTNTGGTEGDAEQSKKTSNTKTQAPLSVHELILRRGLVLLVSVLILVIGVAFHIAFPAPEPSAQSRANFTLNWANDSTPTPLAPLDLTPNL, from the exons aTGGAGAAGCTAGGATCCCCAGAACCTGCACACCCTTTGCCGGGTGCAAGGCCCGCTGCTGGGGTTTCTGTTGCCAAGACGGTAGGCACTGAGGGAGACGAGGCGACGGTGGTCAGCTCCAAACTGTTTCGGTGTGCGTATGTCAGACGTTGGCTACCACTGGCCTACAGAGAAGAACTCTACCAGGTCTTACGGCTCACGGGCCCACTG CTGCTGTCTCGGAAACTGAACTTCCTCCTGCAGTTTGTTACCACCATATTCTGTGGTCACATTGGCAATGCAGAGCTGGCTGGATACGCACTGGCCTCAGCG ACCATTAACATGACCACATCTGCAACAGGCTATGGCCTTGCCCTGGCGTGTGACACACTTATTTCTCAG ACATTCGGCAGTAAGAACATGAAACGCGCGGGAGTAATTCTCCAGAGGAGTACATTgatcctgctgctgttttgtctGCCCTGTTGGGGGCTTCTCATCAACACTCACAAGTTGCTGCTCATTTTGCACCAAGGGGAGGAGGTGGCGAG AATTGCCCACCTCTACGTGATGATATTTCTCCCAGCTGTTCCA GCCATGTTCCTGCACCAGCTGCAAGTTGCCTACCTACAAAACCAA GGGATCATTCTTCCTCAGAtgtacacagcagcagcagcaaacatttTTAACCTGGCGGCCAACTACATCCTAATTTTCAGCCTCGAGTTGGGTGTCAT TGGGTCAGCAATTGCTAACAGCCTCTCTCAGATTGCCatctgcctgctgctgtttggCTACATCAGATGGAAGAAGCTCCATCAGCAGACATGGGGAG GCTGGTCCACTGACTGTCTGCAGGAGTGGGGCTCCTATTTGAAGCTGGCTATTCCCAGTGCATTCATGATCTGCTTTGAATGGTGGGTCTGGGAGATTGGAGGTTTCCTTGCTG GTATACTTGGAGAGGTGGATCTCGCTGCCCAGCATGTGATGGTGGAAATAGGAGCCGTAACATTTATG TTCCCTCTAGGTGTCCAGGCAGCTGCCTGTGTGCGCGTTGGGAATGCTCTGGGGGCCGGGAACTATACCAGGGCCATAATCACCTGCAAAGTGTCTCTGGTTCTGTCAG GAGTGCTTGCTGTGTGCCAGGGTATCGTCCTCGCTAGCTCTAAGTCCGTCTTTGGCTACATATTTACCTCTGATGA AAACATTGTGGAGTTGGTCGCAGAGAGCCTCACAGTCTACACATTTCTACAATTCTTTGACGCTCTTCTG tgtgtcTGCTCAGGGATTCTTATAGGATGTGGGATGCAGAAAATTGCCGCCTTGTCCAACCTGGTGTGTTACTACTGCATCGCTCTGCCAGTGGGAATCGCTCTGATGTTTGCTGCCAAGCTCAGAATATTAG GCTTTTGGCTGGGTATCTTTATATGTGCTTTCTTTGAGGCGggtttcttcctctttctaaTCTTCACACTCAACTGGAAGAAAGTCACACTCAAG GCTCAACTGCGAGCTGGAAAGAAAGTGGTGGTGATACCAAAGCGTCCTTCTAGTACAATGCTGAATGAAGCGATGGTGCTGCACACTTCTGACTGCCCTAATACA cagcatCTTTGCACCCTGAAGGTCCAACTGGACAGCGAAGAAGCCCCAGTCTACAGTCCAGTCGACACCCAGGATCAGGAGCTGAATGCTGGCCATGATGCTGAGGCCAACAGCACAAACACAGGAGGAACTGAGGGGGATGCTGAGCAGAGCAAAAAGACTTCAAACACCAAAACTCAAGCGCCGCTTTCTGTACATGAGCTGATCTTGCGCCGGGGACTCGTCCTCTTGGTTTCAGTTCTCATTTTGGTCATAGGTGTCGCTTTCCATATTGCTTTCCCTGCACCGGAGCCATCCGCCCAGAGCAGGGCCAATTTTACCCTGAACTGGGCTAATGACTCCACTCCTACACCGCTGGCTCCACTGGACCTGACCCCAAACCTCTGA